In the Halorubrum ruber genome, CTTCTTGCCTGAGGTGTTCGTTACCATGTGACGTTGGCTCCCAGAGACTCGGAGATCTCCCCGAGCGTGGTGAATTTGATGTTCGAGAGGCGGTCGAGCGAGGTGCCGTCGAGGACGACGCTCTCGACGTCCTCGTCGCGCTCGTAGGGGTTCCCGACGTACACGCGCACGTTCGAGAACGCCTCGCGGCCGTCCTCCGACTTGTACGGCAGCATGCCGCGGATGGCGCGCTTGAAGATCCGGTCCGGACGCTTGGGGTAGTAGGGCCCGCTGTCCGAGCCGAGCTCCGCGCGCTTGTGGTACGTCTCCATCGTCGCCTCCTCGTTGCCGGTGATGACGGCGCGCTCGGCGTTGACGACGGCGACGGTCTCCCCGGCGAGGACGCGCTGCGCGACCTCAGAGGAGACGCGACCGAGGATGCAGTCGCGGGCGTCGACGACGACGTCCGCGTCTATCTTTGCGAGACTCATCGGATCACCCGCACGTTGCTTCCTTCGGGGTTCTGTTCGACGTACTGTTCCAGCGTCACCGCCTCGCCGGCCTGGTCGATCTTCGTCCGGGCGGTCCCGGAGAAGTCGACGGCGGCGACGGTGACGTTCGTTTCGAGCACACCGCTGCCCAGCACCTTGCCGGGGACGACGACCGTCTCGTCTTCCTGCGCGTATCGTTCGATACGGCCCAGGTTGACCTCAGCGTGCGTGCGCCGTGGCTTCTCTAATCGGTCGGCGACGTCCTGCCACACGTTGGCACCGGAGTCGCGCGAGACCGACTTCAGATCGGCAATGAGGTTCTGTAGTTTCGGATTCGTCTTGCTACTCATAGCTGTCCCTCCTGAGTGGAGAGTTCGTGGAAAACGGAGTGCAGGGAGCAGGATTTGAACCTGCGGACCTCTACAGGACAGCGCCCTGAACGCTGCGCCGTTGGCCTGACTTGGCTATCCCTGCGTGCACTCCACCGTATTCCGGCTCCCTTCAAACCACTTTCGGTCCCGGCGTCCCCGCGGTCGGTCGCGGGCGCTCCGTCGGTCGGAGCGGCGCCGCGGCTGTCTGCGGGGGCGACGGTCAGGGGGTTGGTTCGAAGGGCCGTCATTTCCTTATACTGCGACTTTCGTCTGTAGTTCGTCCGCGCGCTCCTCGATGGTGTCGATGGCGCGGAGCAGCAGTTCCTCGACGTCGAACGAGCCGTCCGTCTCGATGTGGAAGACGAAGGCTCCGGGGACGTCCTCGACCGCGACCTCCTTCCCGGGGAACCGTTCCGAGAGGTCGTTGTCGAACTCGTCGGTGAGCTCGATCTCTCCGTCGGGCGTCTCGATGACGCCGCGGAGGATGTTCGGCTCGTCGTCGTCGAACTCGCCGCGGTCGCCCTCGACCGAGACGCGCTGGAGGTGGCGGTAGCCGACGGAGACGCCGCCCTGGTGTTTGGCGTGCTCCTTGCCGGTGTCGAGGACCGCGTCGGCCTCGAACTCCAACCGCTGTCCCTCCTTCAGCTCGATGATCGGGACGTTGTCGTCGGCGACCTCGACGAGCGGGTCGCTGCTCTCGATGTCGCCGGAGTACGCCGTCGCCGGGCCTTCGACGTCGAGCGCGAGAGTGACCTCGTCGCCGAGTTCGAAGTCGTCGAGCGGCGTCGTCAGGGGCACGAGCCCCAGACGTAGGCCGATCATCTCGTCGAACATGACCGAGGAGTTCTCGACGAACCGGACGGTGTCGATCGAGAACGTCGGGACGTCGGCGATCATCGCGCGGCGGATGCCGTTGGCGAACGCCGGCGTGAGCCCGCGGATCAGCACCCGCGCGCTGCGATCGTCCCGTTCGACGTACTGGACGTCGAATTCGTCTTCGGTCATGTCAGACTCGCTTGTTCTTCGGCGCCTTCGTCCCGTCGTGCGGGATCGGCGTGACGTCCTCGATGCGCCCGATCTCGACGCCCGCACGCGAAAGCGCGCGAATCGTCGCCTGCGCACCGGGGCCGGTGGACTTGTTGAGGTTGCCGCCGGGGCCGCGCACGCGAACGTGTACGCCCTCCAGGCCGGCGTCCTTGACGCGCTCGGCGACGACCTCCGCCATCTGCATGGCGGCGTACGGCGACGCCTCGTCGCGGTTCTGCTTCACCACGGTGCCGCCGGACGACTTGGCGATCGTCTCGGCGCCCGTCTCGTCGGTGACCGTGATGAGCGTGTTGTTGAACGACGCGTACACGTGGGCGATGCCCCACTTTCCTCCGTCTTCGGATTCACTCATGGTTGGTTACTCCTGTGACTCCGCGCGCTCGGGGTGGAGATCGTCCGCGAGCGGGCTCGTCTCGTCGAAGGCGATGGCGCCCTCGTCGTCGACGTCTACCTTCACCGACGGGCGCGTGACGCGGGCGCCGTCGACGGTGATGTGGCCGTGGACGATGAACTGGCGGGCCTGCTG is a window encoding:
- a CDS encoding 50S ribosomal protein L13, which translates into the protein MSLAKIDADVVVDARDCILGRVSSEVAQRVLAGETVAVVNAERAVITGNEEATMETYHKRAELGSDSGPYYPKRPDRIFKRAIRGMLPYKSEDGREAFSNVRVYVGNPYERDEDVESVVLDGTSLDRLSNIKFTTLGEISESLGANVTW
- a CDS encoding 50S ribosomal protein L18e; protein product: MSSKTNPKLQNLIADLKSVSRDSGANVWQDVADRLEKPRRTHAEVNLGRIERYAQEDETVVVPGKVLGSGVLETNVTVAAVDFSGTARTKIDQAGEAVTLEQYVEQNPEGSNVRVIR
- a CDS encoding DNA-directed RNA polymerase subunit D; the protein is MTEDEFDVQYVERDDRSARVLIRGLTPAFANGIRRAMIADVPTFSIDTVRFVENSSVMFDEMIGLRLGLVPLTTPLDDFELGDEVTLALDVEGPATAYSGDIESSDPLVEVADDNVPIIELKEGQRLEFEADAVLDTGKEHAKHQGGVSVGYRHLQRVSVEGDRGEFDDDEPNILRGVIETPDGEIELTDEFDNDLSERFPGKEVAVEDVPGAFVFHIETDGSFDVEELLLRAIDTIEERADELQTKVAV
- a CDS encoding 30S ribosomal protein S11, which codes for MSESEDGGKWGIAHVYASFNNTLITVTDETGAETIAKSSGGTVVKQNRDEASPYAAMQMAEVVAERVKDAGLEGVHVRVRGPGGNLNKSTGPGAQATIRALSRAGVEIGRIEDVTPIPHDGTKAPKNKRV